In one Gracilinanus agilis isolate LMUSP501 chromosome 6, AgileGrace, whole genome shotgun sequence genomic region, the following are encoded:
- the LOC123253138 gene encoding vomeronasal type-1 receptor 1-like, with amino-acid sequence MSAHKERLEIVYLTLLLFGSLGNIFLLSLHVIKFITEHRKRLISSIIISMSLAHVLMILFRGIYLIINKWRWTSLLDDSIGKIFIYFLILTRGVSLCSTCLLGIFQALTISPRSHNNKTRSQKYILLCCVLSWIFNLLFNITLPLNMNSPQNSSKERWRIGHISFDLRAISIKILTYESVINALLMGLMICSSGYMVFVLYRHNQKVQHIHNIRLSSKTSPETRATKVILMMVTTFVCFNSASSPFIIYVASTKETRHWAILFTVLLSSFYPIVSPFMLIIMDIQKSKSFCFLLGFNKSIQKGYPC; translated from the coding sequence ATGAGTGCTCATAAAGAAAGACTAGAGATTGTCTACTTGACTCTGCTTTTGTTTGGGTCCCTGGGAAatatattccttctttctctccatgtcaTTAAGTTCATCACTGAGCACAGGAAAAGACTCATAAGCTCGATAATAATCAGTATGTCCTTAGCCCATGTGTTGATGATTCTTTTTAGGGGCATTTACCTAATAATAAACAAGTGGAGATGGACATCTTTACTAGATGACTCAATTGgtaaaatctttatttatttcttaatattaacTCGAGGTGTTTCTCTTTGCAGCACCTGCCTCCTGGGCATCTTTCAGGCACTCACCATCAGTCCTAGAAGCCATAATAACAAAACTAGATCCCAAAAGTATATTCTTCTCTGCTGTGTCTTAAGCTGGATTTTCAATCTTCTTTTCAATATTACTTTGCCTTTGAATATGAATAGCCCACAGAACAGCAGTAAAGAAAGATGGAGGATTGGGCATATTTCTTTTGACTTGCGTGCCATAAGTATAAAAATTTTAACTTATGAGTCAGTTATTAATGCTCTGTTAATGGGTCTCATGATCTGTTCCAGTGGCTATATGGTGTTTGTTCTGTACAGACACAACCAGAAAGTCCAACACATTCACAACATCAGACTCTCCTCTAAGACCTCACCTGAGACCAGAGCCACCAAAGTGATCCTGATGATGGTGACCACCTTTGTCTGCTTTAATTCAGCAAGTTCCCCTTTTATAATTTATGTAGCTTCTACTAAAGAAACTAGACACTGGGCTATACTTTTCACTgtacttctttcttcattttatcccATAGTTAGCCCTTTCATGCTGATCATCATGGACATCCAGAAATCCaagtctttttgttttcttttaggtTTCAATAAGTCTATTCAAAAAGGATATCCTTGCTGA